One window of Diabrotica undecimpunctata isolate CICGRU chromosome 8, icDiaUnde3, whole genome shotgun sequence genomic DNA carries:
- the LOC140448187 gene encoding histone H3, translating to MARTKQTARKSTGGKAPRKQLATKAARKSAPATGGVKKPHRYRPGTVALREIRRYQKSTELLIRKLPFQRLVREIAQDFKTDLRFQSSAVMALQEASEAYLVGLFEDTNLCAIHAKRVTIMPKDIQLARRIRGERA from the coding sequence ATGGCACGTACAAAGCAAACAGCCCGAAAATCCACTGGTGGTAAAGCACCACGTAAACAGTTAGCAACCAAAGCTGCTCGTAAGAGTGCACCTGCCACTGGAGGAGTTAAAAAACCTCATCGTTACAGGCCAGGTACCGTAGCTCTTCGTGAAATTAGACGTTACCAGAAAAGTACTGAATTACTTATCAGAAAACTACCTTTCCAACGCCTTGTTCGTGAAATCGCACAAGATTTTAAAACCGATTTACGTTTTCAGAGTTCGGCAGTTATGGCTTTACAGGAAGCTAGTGAAGCATATTTGGTAGGTTTGTTTGAAGATACTAATTTATGCGCTATTCACGCCAAGAGAGTCACTATTATGCCCAAGGACATTCAGCTAGCCAGGAGAATCAGGGGTGAAAGGGCATAA
- the LOC140448186 gene encoding uncharacterized protein, producing MADTENQSSAASATSASGTPQTSSPSKKEKKAKNPRAKPSHPPTSEMVNNAIKGLKERGGSSLQAIKKYIAANYKVDAEKVAPFIKKYLKAAVATGSLVQTKGKGASGSFKLASTSSSSSGSAKPSSAEKKKAGGTTKPKKTAAAAKRSAAGEKAKSVKKVTKAKKAASKTEKKPAKAKKVEKKSAPKTASSSSAVPTSAEAKVKTPTKAKKSSKGSPTKKPKAPKPKTAKAAASSPKARKAAAPKKKK from the coding sequence ATGGCAGATACAGAAAACCAATCATCAGCCGCTTCGGCTACGTCGGCATCTGGAACGCCACAAACATCTTCGCCATCCAAAAAGGAAAAGAAGGCAAAAAATCCACGGGCAAAACCTTCTCATCCTCCAACGTCTGAAATGGTGAACAATGCTATCAAAGGGCTCAAGGAAAGAGGTGGTTCTTCTCTTCAAGCTATCAAGAAGTATATTGCTGCAAATTACAAAGTAGATGCTGAAAAAGTTGCACCGttcatcaaaaaatatttaaaagctgCAGTTGCTACTGGATCATTGGTGCAAACAAAAGGAAAAGGCGCATCAGGATCTTTCAAGTTAGCGTCTACCTCATCGTCGTCTTCTGGATCTGCAAAGCCTAGTTCCGCAGAAAAAAAGAAAGCTGGAGGAACAACTAAACCGAAAAAAACTGCCGCCGCTGCCAAACGTTCTGCTGCAGGCGAAAAGGCAAAATCTGTAAAGAAAGTGACAAAGGCTAAAAAAGCCGCATCAAAGACAGAGAAAAAGCCGGCAAAGGCGAAGAAAGTTGAAAAGAAGTCAGCACCTAAAACTGCGTCATCTTCATCCGCAGTTCCGACTTCTGCAGAGGCCAAAGTAAAAACACCAACAAAAGCGAAGAAATCAAGTAAAGGCAGTCCTACGAAAAAACCAAAGGCACCTAAGCCAAAGACCGCCAAGGCTGCTGCAAGTTCACCAAAAGCTAGAAAAGCTGCTgctcctaagaagaagaagtaa
- the LOC140448185 gene encoding histone H2B codes for MPPKTSGKAAKKAGKAQKNISKTDKKKKRKRKESYAIYIYKVLKQVHPDTGISSKAMSIMNSFVNDIFERIAAEASRLAHYNKRSTITSREIQTAVRLLLPGELAKHAVSEGTKAVTKYTSSK; via the coding sequence ATGCCTCCTAAGACTAGTGGTAAAGCTGCTAAAAAAGCAGGAAAAGCTCAGAAGAATATTTCCAAGACCGATAAGAAAAAGAAGCGTAAGAGGAAGGAAAGTTATGCCATTTACATCTATAAAGTATTGAAACAAGTGCATCCTGATACTGGTATTTCCAGTAAGGCTATGAGTATCATGAACAGTTTTGTAAATGATATTTTTGAAAGAATCGCTGCTGAAGCTTCTCGTTTAGCTCATTACAATAAACGGTCAACAATTACAAGCAGAGAAATTCAAACCGCCGTACGTCTATTACTTCCTGGAGAGTTAGCTAAACACGCCGTCAGTGAAGGTACCAAAGCTGTTACTAAATATACAAGTTCTAAGTAA
- the LOC140448190 gene encoding histone H4, with translation MTGRGKGGKGLGKGGAKRHRKVLRDNIQGITKPAIRRLARRGGVKRISGLIYEETRGVLKVFLENVIRDAVTYTEHAKRKTVTAMDVVYALKRQGRTLYGFGG, from the coding sequence ATGACTGGACGTGGAAAAGGTGGTAAAGGTTTGGGAAAAGGTGGCGCTAAACGTCATCGTAAAGTTTTGCGTGATAACATCCAAGGTATTACCAAGCCTGCTATCAGAAGATTGGCTCGTCGAGGAGGAGTAAAACGTATTTCTGGCTTAATCTATGAGGAAACGAGAGGTGTATTGAAAGTATTTTTGGAAAACGTTATTAGAGATGCTGTTACCTATACTGAACACGCCAAGAGGAAAACAGTAACTGCTATGGATGTTGTGTATGCACTTAAACGCCAAGGTCGTACTTTGTACGGTTTTGGTGGTTAA
- the LOC140448184 gene encoding histone H2A, translating to MSGRGKGGKVKGKAKSRSNRAGLQFPVGRIHRLLRKGNYAERVGAGAPVYLAAVMEYLAAEVLELAGNAARDNKKTRIIPRHLQLAIRNDEELNKLLSGVTIAQGGVLPNIQAVLLPKKTEKKA from the coding sequence ATGTCTGGACGTGGTAAAGGAGGCAAAGTTAAGGGAAAAGCAAAGTCCCGATCAAATCGTGCTGGTTTACAGTTTCCGGTAGGTCGTATTCATCGTCTATTGAGGAAAGGCAATTATGCCGAAAGAGTTGGTGCCGGAGCTCCTGTATACTTGGCAGCTGTTATGGAATATCTAGCTGCTGAAGTTTTGGAATTGGCAGGAAACGCAGCGAGAGATAACAAGAAGACCCGTATAATTCCTAGACATTTACAGTTAGCTATAAGAAATGACGAGGaattaaacaaattgctttcaggAGTTACCATCGCCCAAGGTGGAGTATTGCCCAATATACAAGCAGTATTACTACCCAAGAAGACCGAAAAGAAAGCTTAA